In a single window of the Campylobacter iguaniorum genome:
- a CDS encoding trimeric intracellular cation channel family protein produces the protein MEAFLIAEYVGIASAALSGFLFGIKRGCDWLGVFLAAFLTALGGGLMRDVIVGRPAYSFTHFMPVLIVLCVMVIAILFKLHHEKRHGLEKKFIFIMTDAVDVISFSIVGAIVSIEYGLNIFGVILVAFFNGVGGGILRDVLLNEVPWFLKTGLYGTISMAMGFIYYFMDLAGFTNIYWVMLLFVFGIIFRLVAYYKNWGLPQIHYKE, from the coding sequence ATGGAAGCATTTTTGATAGCTGAATACGTAGGCATTGCATCAGCGGCACTTAGTGGATTTTTGTTTGGTATCAAGAGGGGTTGTGACTGGCTGGGCGTGTTTTTGGCAGCATTTTTGACTGCGCTTGGCGGTGGGCTTATGAGAGATGTGATCGTGGGTCGTCCAGCTTATTCATTTACGCATTTTATGCCTGTGCTTATAGTTTTGTGCGTGATGGTGATTGCGATTTTATTCAAACTGCACCACGAAAAAAGGCATGGTTTGGAGAAAAAATTTATCTTCATTATGACTGACGCTGTCGATGTTATCAGCTTTTCTATAGTTGGCGCTATCGTCAGCATTGAGTATGGGCTAAACATCTTTGGAGTGATTTTAGTGGCGTTTTTTAACGGCGTTGGCGGTGGTATTTTAAGAGATGTGCTTTTAAACGAAGTTCCTTGGTTTTTGAAAACTGGGCTTTATGGAACTATTAGTATGGCGATGGGCTTTATTTATTATTTTATGGATTTGGCAGGATTTACAAATATATACTGGGTAATGTTATTATTCGTTTTTGGGATCATTTTTCGACTTGTGGCGTATTATAAAAACTGGGGATTGCCACAAATTCACTATAAGGAGTAG
- the cysK gene encoding cysteine synthase A produces the protein MNIANNVTELIGKTPLVKINKFGNDATILAKCEFLNPAHSVKDRIALNMINTAIKEGKIKDNSVIIEPTSGNTGVGLAMVCAHLGLKMILTMPSSMSVERQKLLKAFGAKLVLTDPKYGMQGAVDEANRLANETPNSFIPSQFDNPANPEAHKISTALEILEATDGKVDIFVAGFGTGGTVSGIGEILKAKNPNVKIIAVEPASSPLLSKGEAGPHAIQGIGANFVPKNLNKNIIDEFFTIVNEDATRSAKELAQKEGLLVGISSGANVYAASQIAQRPENKGKTIVTILCDTGERYLSTGIYE, from the coding sequence ATGAATATAGCAAACAATGTAACAGAGCTTATAGGTAAAACTCCGTTAGTAAAAATAAACAAATTTGGCAATGATGCAACTATACTTGCAAAGTGTGAGTTTTTAAACCCAGCTCACTCTGTAAAAGATAGAATAGCGCTAAATATGATAAACACAGCTATCAAAGAGGGCAAAATCAAAGACAATAGCGTGATAATAGAGCCAACAAGCGGAAATACAGGAGTTGGTCTAGCTATGGTTTGCGCTCATCTTGGGCTTAAAATGATACTTACTATGCCAAGCTCAATGAGTGTAGAGAGACAAAAACTGCTAAAAGCATTTGGTGCCAAACTTGTTTTAACTGACCCAAAATACGGAATGCAAGGCGCGGTAGATGAGGCAAATAGACTAGCAAATGAGACGCCAAATAGCTTTATCCCAAGCCAGTTTGACAATCCAGCAAACCCTGAAGCTCACAAAATCTCAACAGCGCTTGAAATACTAGAGGCTACTGATGGCAAAGTCGATATATTTGTAGCTGGATTTGGTACTGGTGGGACAGTGAGTGGAATCGGCGAAATCCTAAAAGCCAAAAATCCAAATGTCAAAATAATAGCAGTAGAACCTGCAAGCTCGCCACTTCTTAGCAAAGGTGAAGCTGGTCCACACGCCATACAAGGCATAGGGGCAAATTTCGTGCCAAAAAACTTAAACAAAAATATCATTGATGAGTTTTTTACTATAGTAAACGAAGATGCAACTAGAAGCGCAAAAGAATTAGCACAAAAAGAGGGACTTTTAGTAGGAATATCAAGTGGAGCAAATGTCTATGCAGCTTCACAAATCGCTCAAAGACCAGAGAACAAAGGCAAAACAATAGTAACTATACTTTGCGATACTGGCGAGAGATATTTATCTACTGGAATCTATGAATAA
- the thiD gene encoding bifunctional hydroxymethylpyrimidine kinase/phosphomethylpyrimidine kinase → MQKILTIAGSDCSGGAGIQADIKTITAHKMYAMSVITALTAQNTMGVYGVRDVEAGFVAAQIEACFSDIIPDAVKIGMVSNEAIVGQIGINLKKFNAKNIVVDPVMVATSGGKLISDEAIKCVVSELFSLADIITPNLPEAEVLANMSIKSVEDMKKAALNLAQICKGAVLVKGGHLETNAVDILYSNGEFSTFEAPRIETKNTHGTGCTLSSAIACGLGANLDIKTAVARAKEFVSNALKTDIKIGQGNGAIDHYFRINKIFD, encoded by the coding sequence ATGCAAAAGATTTTGACTATCGCTGGGTCTGATTGTAGTGGCGGGGCTGGAATTCAAGCCGATATCAAGACTATCACAGCTCACAAAATGTACGCGATGAGCGTCATCACTGCACTTACAGCTCAAAACACAATGGGCGTTTATGGAGTGCGCGACGTGGAGGCTGGCTTCGTGGCAGCTCAGATTGAGGCTTGTTTTAGCGATATTATCCCTGATGCAGTAAAAATCGGAATGGTCTCAAATGAAGCTATAGTCGGGCAAATAGGCATAAATCTGAAGAAATTTAATGCAAAAAATATCGTCGTAGATCCAGTCATGGTAGCTACAAGTGGCGGCAAACTCATAAGCGATGAAGCCATAAAATGCGTGGTTAGTGAGCTTTTTAGCCTAGCAGACATCATCACGCCAAATTTGCCAGAAGCTGAGGTTCTTGCAAATATGAGTATAAAAAGCGTGGAAGATATGAAAAAAGCCGCTCTAAATTTGGCTCAAATTTGCAAGGGTGCAGTCCTTGTAAAAGGCGGTCATTTAGAGACAAACGCAGTGGATATTTTGTACTCTAACGGCGAGTTTAGCACCTTTGAAGCGCCAAGAATCGAGACAAAAAACACTCACGGCACAGGATGCACGCTATCAAGCGCTATAGCTTGTGGTTTAGGGGCAAATCTTGATATAAAAACAGCGGTGGCTAGAGCTAAAGAGTTTGTCTCAAACGCCCTAAAAACCGATATAAAAATAGGGCAAGGAAACGGCGCGATAGATCATTATTTTAGGATAAATAAGATTTTTGATTAA
- a CDS encoding fumarylacetoacetate hydrolase family protein: MKLLTYSLGGVDKVGVIGADGSIIEVPAKSMLEVVCMGDEELAKIKALSLKSGGLSYESITKRAPVPFPAQDIICLGINYMEHAIESYKFKKIEFDGKREYPVYFGKRVNEAVANGDEIPSHSDITDTLDYECELALIIKKDAKNVSEQDANEYIFGWTIINDISSRDIQNRYKQWYYGKSLDNSTPMGPWIVTNDELDTSSLDIKSYINGELRQNSNTSKLIFNPSYIISDLSKGMTLKAGTIISLGTPSGVGMGFTPPKYLKSGDEIVCYIQGIGELKNRVK, translated from the coding sequence TTGAAACTGCTAACTTATAGTTTGGGCGGCGTTGATAAAGTTGGAGTGATAGGAGCTGATGGTAGTATCATCGAAGTGCCAGCCAAATCGATGCTTGAAGTGGTTTGCATGGGCGATGAAGAGCTAGCTAAAATCAAAGCTTTGAGCCTTAAAAGCGGTGGCTTATCCTATGAAAGTATCACAAAAAGAGCTCCAGTGCCATTTCCTGCTCAAGATATAATCTGTCTTGGGATTAATTACATGGAGCATGCCATTGAGTCGTATAAATTTAAAAAAATCGAGTTTGATGGCAAAAGAGAGTATCCAGTATATTTTGGCAAAAGAGTAAACGAAGCTGTGGCAAATGGGGATGAAATACCATCCCATAGCGATATAACTGACACGCTAGACTATGAGTGCGAACTAGCTCTTATCATCAAAAAAGATGCCAAAAACGTATCAGAACAAGATGCAAATGAGTATATATTTGGCTGGACAATCATAAATGATATAAGCTCACGTGATATCCAAAACCGCTACAAACAGTGGTATTATGGTAAAAGCCTAGATAATAGCACTCCAATGGGGCCTTGGATCGTGACAAATGATGAGCTAGATACTTCAAGCCTAGATATCAAATCATACATAAATGGTGAACTTAGGCAAAACTCAAACACATCAAAGCTAATCTTTAATCCAAGTTATATCATCAGCGATTTAAGCAAGGGAATGACACTAAAAGCTGGAACAATCATATCTTTAGGGACGCCAAGTGGTGTTGGTATGGGATTTACTCCACCAAAATACCTAAAAAGTGGCGATGAGATAGTCTGCTACATACAAGGCATAGGCGAATTAAAAAACAGAGTGAAATAA
- a CDS encoding aspartate aminotransferase family protein — MLMQNYARVNLGFKKGKGAVLWDFDDKDYIDFGSGIGVCSLGHSHKKLAKTISKQAHTLLHTSNIYQIKPQEKLSDKMCELLREPYYVFFANSGAEANECAIKLARKYGNSFKEKKYEIFSLANSFHGRTIATLKLTGQEKFHPNDFAPYPEAFKFFGSIDEIIANLSDKTAAVMVELVQGEGGINPLDKADIQKLAKVLKEKKILFITDEVQCGVYRTGEFVTSQIYGVSPDIITFAKGLGGGVAMGACASKEDIFKFGDHGSTFGGNFLATTAGICVLDELEKLKVDGKLDETISEFEAMLDSLVERFPNLFVKRVGLGLMQGLVLKNPENLGKIFTKAMENRVLILKSGKDTLRFLPPLNITKKEIKKGYKRLLKTLKDKELA; from the coding sequence ATGTTAATGCAAAATTATGCTAGGGTAAATTTAGGATTTAAAAAGGGCAAAGGCGCTGTTTTATGGGACTTTGATGATAAAGATTATATAGATTTTGGAAGCGGGATAGGGGTGTGTTCTTTAGGTCATTCACACAAAAAACTTGCAAAAACTATATCAAAACAAGCCCATACTCTTTTGCATACTTCAAATATATACCAAATCAAACCGCAAGAGAAATTAAGCGATAAAATGTGTGAGCTCTTAAGAGAGCCGTATTATGTTTTTTTCGCAAATTCTGGAGCTGAAGCAAATGAGTGCGCTATAAAACTAGCTAGAAAATATGGCAATTCTTTTAAAGAAAAAAAATACGAGATTTTCTCTTTAGCAAACTCATTTCACGGCAGGACAATCGCTACTTTGAAGCTTACAGGACAAGAAAAATTTCATCCAAACGACTTCGCTCCATATCCTGAAGCGTTTAAGTTCTTTGGTAGTATTGATGAAATCATCGCAAATCTAAGCGACAAAACAGCAGCTGTAATGGTGGAGCTTGTCCAAGGTGAGGGTGGCATAAATCCTCTTGATAAGGCTGATATTCAAAAACTTGCTAAAGTGTTAAAAGAGAAGAAAATTCTCTTTATCACCGATGAGGTTCAATGTGGAGTTTATAGGACTGGAGAGTTTGTCACTAGCCAGATTTATGGTGTGAGTCCAGACATCATAACCTTTGCCAAAGGTCTTGGCGGTGGCGTTGCGATGGGTGCTTGTGCTAGTAAAGAAGATATATTTAAATTTGGCGATCATGGAAGTACTTTTGGTGGAAATTTCCTAGCTACGACTGCTGGAATTTGTGTTTTAGATGAGCTTGAAAAGCTAAAAGTAGACGGCAAATTAGACGAAACTATAAGCGAATTTGAGGCTATGCTTGATAGCTTGGTTGAGAGATTTCCAAATTTATTTGTCAAAAGAGTAGGGCTTGGACTTATGCAAGGCTTAGTGCTGAAAAATCCAGAAAATTTAGGCAAAATATTTACAAAAGCTATGGAAAATAGGGTGCTTATCTTGAAATCTGGCAAAGATACTTTAAGATTCTTGCCGCCATTAAATATCACAAAAAAAGAGATAAAAAAAGGCTACAAAAGGCTGCTTAAAACATTAAAAGATAAGGAACTAGCTTGA
- a CDS encoding MetQ/NlpA family ABC transporter substrate-binding protein yields MRKILVGALVASSLISAALAEVIKVGATPVPHAEILEFVKPELKKAGYDLEIKVFNDYVIPNLAVEDGDLDANYFQHIPYLNEFNANKGTHLIKTVGVHLEPMGVYSKKIKSLNELKDGATVSIPNDPTNESRALDVLVSAKLIEVDQNAKLRTPLDITKNPKNLKFKELEAATLPRTLDDVEIAVINTNFAMNANLNPVKDALVLESKDSPYVNILVVKKGNEDKASIKALDKALNAEGVKKFIAEKYKGAIVPAF; encoded by the coding sequence ATGAGAAAAATACTTGTTGGTGCATTAGTGGCTTCTAGCCTTATAAGTGCGGCACTTGCTGAAGTTATAAAAGTCGGAGCTACACCAGTTCCTCACGCTGAGATTTTGGAGTTTGTCAAACCAGAGCTTAAAAAAGCTGGATATGACCTAGAAATCAAGGTATTTAACGACTATGTTATACCAAATTTAGCCGTTGAAGATGGCGATCTTGATGCAAACTACTTTCAACATATACCATATTTGAATGAGTTTAATGCAAACAAAGGAACTCATCTTATAAAAACTGTCGGCGTTCATCTTGAGCCAATGGGCGTTTATAGTAAAAAAATCAAATCACTAAACGAGCTAAAAGATGGTGCAACTGTAAGCATACCAAACGACCCTACAAACGAAAGCCGCGCGCTTGATGTTTTAGTAAGTGCAAAACTTATCGAAGTCGATCAAAATGCCAAACTTCGCACTCCACTTGACATCACTAAAAACCCTAAAAATCTTAAATTTAAAGAGCTTGAGGCTGCAACACTTCCAAGAACTTTAGATGATGTAGAAATAGCAGTTATCAACACAAACTTCGCAATGAATGCGAATCTAAATCCAGTTAAAGACGCTCTTGTGCTTGAGAGCAAAGACAGCCCTTATGTAAATATCTTGGTTGTCAAAAAAGGTAATGAAGACAAAGCTAGTATAAAAGCTCTTGACAAAGCTCTAAACGCTGAAGGCGTGAAAAAATTCATCGCTGAAAAATACAAAGGCGCAATCGTTCCTGCGTTTTAA
- a CDS encoding O-acetylhomoserine aminocarboxypropyltransferase/cysteine synthase family protein: MQKETLATHFGYNSKEGFGSMAVPIYQTTAYDFGSCETAANRFALKELGQIYSRLTNPTLDVFEARVAALEAGRAAISTSSGQAATFFAIANLAEAGDNIIISNKIYGGSTTLLTHTIKRFGIEARVFDSDTAEDLESLIDANTKAIFFETLSNPQIAIPNLEKIVEVANKYNIVTVADNTVATPVLFNPLLKGVDIVTHSASKYMSGQGLSIAGVVVSSEGLNDKLVGNDRYEHFNTPDESYHGLVYADIASVFDIFTLRIRLTLLRDIGATLSPFNAWQLIQGLETLSIRVKEHSKNALEVAKFLENHPKVKSVNYPGLESSPLNQYVKANFTGGLASGLLSFDVGDKETAASILNKVKIFSVVVNIGDSKSIITHPASTTHQQLSDEELKATGIGGGLIRLSIGLENAKDLISDLEEAMK, encoded by the coding sequence ATGCAAAAAGAGACTTTAGCAACACACTTTGGTTACAACTCAAAAGAGGGATTTGGCTCTATGGCAGTTCCTATTTATCAGACAACGGCTTATGATTTTGGTAGTTGCGAAACTGCAGCAAATAGATTTGCACTAAAAGAACTTGGTCAAATTTACTCACGCCTTACGAATCCGACTTTAGACGTTTTTGAAGCAAGAGTTGCAGCTCTTGAAGCAGGACGTGCAGCCATAAGCACATCTAGCGGTCAAGCAGCTACATTTTTTGCAATAGCAAATTTAGCCGAAGCTGGCGATAATATCATCATTTCAAATAAAATTTATGGTGGTTCGACAACGCTTTTAACTCACACTATAAAAAGATTTGGCATAGAAGCAAGAGTTTTTGACTCAGATACAGCTGAGGATTTGGAGAGCTTGATAGATGCAAACACAAAAGCTATATTTTTTGAAACACTGTCAAACCCACAAATCGCCATACCCAATTTAGAAAAAATAGTAGAAGTAGCAAACAAATATAACATCGTGACTGTAGCAGACAACACTGTAGCTACTCCAGTTTTGTTTAACCCACTTCTAAAAGGCGTAGATATAGTAACTCACAGCGCGAGCAAATACATGAGCGGTCAAGGACTTAGCATCGCTGGAGTGGTAGTGAGCTCAGAGGGCTTAAACGACAAGCTTGTTGGCAACGACAGATATGAGCATTTCAACACTCCAGATGAGAGCTATCACGGCTTAGTTTATGCTGACATTGCGAGCGTATTTGATATCTTCACACTAAGAATCAGACTCACTCTTTTAAGAGACATTGGAGCTACATTGTCGCCATTTAATGCTTGGCAACTTATCCAAGGACTAGAAACTCTAAGCATAAGAGTTAAAGAGCATTCTAAAAATGCGCTAGAAGTTGCTAAATTCTTAGAAAATCATCCAAAAGTAAAAAGCGTGAACTATCCAGGGCTTGAAAGCTCACCACTTAATCAATATGTAAAAGCAAATTTCACTGGCGGTCTTGCTAGTGGTCTTTTGAGCTTTGATGTGGGCGATAAAGAGACTGCGGCAAGTATTTTAAACAAAGTAAAAATATTTAGCGTGGTTGTAAATATAGGCGATAGCAAATCTATCATCACTCATCCAGCTAGCACAACTCATCAACAACTAAGCGATGAAGAGCTAAAAGCTACTGGTATTGGTGGAGGACTTATCAGACTAAGCATAGGACTTGAAAACGCAAAAGATCTGATAAGCGATCTTGAAGAGGCGATGAAATGA
- the acpS gene encoding holo-ACP synthase — protein sequence MIGIDIVKIDRISSTKAKFGDKFLSKFLCEEEINLAKSDASLAGFWAAKEAISKALGCGISAEFGFLDAEIYKSQKGAPMIKFSKEIVDKFRIKSSSLSITHDGGFAIAAVIIETYS from the coding sequence ATGATAGGAATCGATATAGTAAAAATAGATAGAATTTCATCCACGAAGGCTAAATTTGGGGATAAATTTCTTTCTAAATTTCTTTGTGAAGAAGAGATAAATCTAGCTAAAAGTGATGCTAGTTTAGCTGGATTTTGGGCTGCAAAAGAGGCTATAAGCAAGGCTTTGGGGTGTGGGATATCTGCTGAGTTTGGATTTTTGGACGCTGAAATTTACAAGAGCCAAAAAGGCGCTCCGATGATTAAATTTAGCAAAGAAATTGTGGATAAATTTAGGATAAAAAGCTCAAGCCTAAGCATCACTCACGATGGCGGATTTGCCATCGCAGCAGTGATTATAGAAACTTATTCATAG
- the fliL gene encoding flagellar basal body-associated protein FliL has translation MAEEVKEEKKKGGNVLLIAIIAILVFLLFIGGLVAFLMLSSDEQAATPTATTAAPAGQPAPSPKQRSNDFFNVGPMYPMEPFLVNLLSESGSRFLKTTLNLELSEETLTPEIDKKKPLIRDIIIRTLSSKTYEDVSTIKGKERLKDEVVTKINETLRDGYIKNVYFTDFIVQ, from the coding sequence ATGGCAGAAGAAGTAAAAGAAGAGAAGAAAAAAGGCGGAAACGTCCTTTTAATAGCTATAATAGCTATACTTGTATTTTTGTTATTTATAGGTGGTTTGGTTGCGTTTTTGATGCTGAGCTCTGATGAGCAAGCAGCGACTCCTACGGCTACGACTGCAGCCCCAGCAGGACAGCCAGCTCCAAGCCCAAAACAACGCTCAAATGACTTTTTTAACGTAGGTCCAATGTATCCTATGGAGCCATTTTTGGTAAATTTACTTAGCGAAAGCGGGAGTAGATTTCTCAAGACTACTTTAAATTTAGAGCTTAGCGAAGAGACTTTGACTCCTGAAATAGACAAGAAAAAGCCTCTGATTAGAGATATCATCATCAGAACCCTTTCATCAAAAACTTACGAAGATGTAAGCACCATAAAAGGCAAAGAAAGGCTCAAAGATGAAGTTGTCACAAAGATAAATGAAACCCTAAGAGATGGCTACATCAAAAACGTATATTTTACTGATTTTATCGTGCAATGA
- a CDS encoding RrF2 family transcriptional regulator: MSLLSTKGAYGLMSICEISKGDQKNPVSLNDISKNIGVSRNYLEQVLNTLRNSGFVSSIKGFRGGYYLVKTLDEITFYDIFNALENDFCLTSIKMENSSYDIFFKEYNEKLIELFSKPLSSFEDYQNQAKKYLNYVI; encoded by the coding sequence ATGAGTTTATTAAGCACAAAAGGAGCATATGGGCTGATGTCCATATGCGAAATCTCAAAAGGAGATCAAAAAAACCCCGTCTCACTAAATGATATTTCAAAAAACATAGGAGTTTCAAGAAACTACCTTGAACAAGTTTTAAACACACTTAGAAATAGTGGCTTTGTAAGCAGCATAAAGGGCTTTAGAGGTGGATATTATCTTGTCAAAACACTTGATGAAATCACATTTTATGATATTTTTAACGCCTTAGAAAACGACTTTTGTCTAACATCTATAAAGATGGAAAATAGCTCATACGATATATTTTTTAAAGAGTACAACGAAAAATTAATCGAGCTATTTTCAAAACCACTTAGCAGCTTTGAAGATTATCAAAATCAAGCAAAAAAATATTTAAATTACGTTATATAA
- the hcp gene encoding hydroxylamine reductase: MSKEELEMFCHQCQMSAPGGCGSKGQSMGTCGKDSTLARLQDMMIFGLKGMSAYRHHASELGADTKSVDDIISKTLYFTLTNMNFNFDEHIAQLLEVGKGGVEVMDILSNAHTSKFGIPSPVRVSQNKASGKAILVSGHNLHALKALLEQTDGKGINIYTHSEMLPAHAYPELNKFSHLKGNIGKAWFDQTKLFNEFKGAILMSTNCIVPLRKNCEYGDRLFGYDIAGTQGVTHINGDDFSPLIAKALSLPDVSGFDSDETIVTGHHYKAVLPMAGEILEAIKSGKIRRFFVIAGCDAPGNSRNYYRELALSLPKDCVILTSSCGKFRFNDVDFGFIDGTNIPRYLDLGQCNDSNGGVKIAMALSEATGIAINDLPLSIVLMWMEQKAIIILLALLYLGVKNVHIGPTLPEFVNEDILNFLVDKFGIGLISGDANADLKRYLGE, encoded by the coding sequence ATGAGTAAAGAAGAATTAGAAATGTTTTGTCATCAGTGCCAAATGAGCGCACCAGGAGGTTGTGGTAGCAAAGGGCAAAGTATGGGAACTTGCGGTAAAGATAGTACTCTTGCAAGGCTTCAAGATATGATGATTTTTGGGCTAAAGGGCATGAGCGCTTATCGTCACCACGCTAGCGAGCTTGGAGCTGATACAAAAAGCGTCGATGATATCATCTCTAAGACGCTGTATTTTACGCTGACAAATATGAACTTTAACTTTGATGAGCATATAGCTCAGCTTCTTGAAGTAGGCAAGGGTGGCGTGGAAGTCATGGATATCCTAAGCAACGCCCATACGAGCAAATTTGGTATCCCAAGTCCAGTAAGAGTAAGCCAAAACAAAGCAAGTGGCAAGGCGATTTTGGTAAGTGGTCATAATCTCCACGCCTTAAAAGCTCTGCTTGAGCAAACTGATGGCAAAGGGATAAACATCTACACTCACTCAGAGATGCTTCCAGCTCATGCCTATCCAGAGCTAAATAAATTTAGCCACCTAAAAGGCAATATCGGCAAGGCGTGGTTTGACCAAACTAAGCTATTTAATGAGTTTAAGGGTGCGATTTTGATGAGTACAAACTGCATCGTGCCACTTCGCAAAAACTGCGAGTACGGCGATAGACTTTTTGGCTATGATATCGCTGGGACGCAGGGCGTGACACATATAAACGGCGATGATTTTAGCCCACTCATTGCTAAGGCTTTGAGCTTGCCTGATGTGAGTGGGTTTGATAGTGATGAGACGATAGTCACAGGACATCATTATAAGGCGGTTTTACCTATGGCTGGTGAGATTTTAGAAGCTATAAAAAGTGGCAAGATAAGAAGATTTTTCGTGATAGCTGGGTGTGACGCTCCTGGAAATAGTAGGAATTATTACAGAGAGCTTGCCCTATCTTTGCCAAAAGATTGCGTGATTTTGACTTCAAGTTGTGGTAAATTTAGATTTAATGATGTTGATTTTGGGTTTATTGATGGCACAAATATTCCACGTTATCTTGATCTTGGTCAGTGCAATGACAGCAATGGCGGGGTCAAAATCGCTATGGCTTTAAGCGAGGCTACTGGCATAGCGATCAATGATCTGCCACTTTCAATAGTGCTTATGTGGATGGAGCAAAAGGCTATCATAATCTTACTTGCGCTTTTATATCTTGGTGTGAAAAACGTCCATATCGGGCCGACTTTGCCTGAGTTTGTTAATGAAGATATATTAAATTTCTTAGTGGATAAATTTGGAATTGGTCTTATAAGTGGCGATGCGAATGCAGATCTAAAAAGATATCTTGGTGAGTAA
- a CDS encoding sensor histidine kinase encodes MSHKKYILPIFLLYTITSTMFLVFFAALYYHNAKEDIFKKTAKDMRSFANEIEFMLKVNGGTNEILNLQSEYEINLFDLRAKEFIVKSFDKPKFNDRFYSDENFMYYSSDIHTRRRAINLILDIRTQNPMEQLNELKIKITIISLFVLLFISVIAYFIVKLSYLPLLRQIKTLNNFITDTTHEINTPLSVILMSVEMFEKNPQKYLENIKIASKTLSNLYNDLALNLKSEPNQLKNINVKDVVLESVKIFEMSATNKNIKFNLNLEDIKLNSDQIKLKKIIDNLISNAVKYSFKDKTIDISLNAKNFQITNYGETIKKENLSKIYDKFRRFDTQNGGFGIGLSLVKRYCDELGFDISCQSDSNKTEFSVKFNK; translated from the coding sequence ATGTCTCATAAAAAATATATACTACCTATATTTTTACTTTACACTATCACGAGTACTATGTTTTTGGTGTTTTTTGCGGCATTATATTATCATAACGCAAAAGAAGATATTTTCAAAAAAACTGCAAAAGATATGAGGTCGTTTGCAAATGAGATTGAGTTTATGCTAAAAGTAAATGGTGGCACAAACGAAATATTAAATTTGCAAAGCGAATATGAGATAAATTTGTTTGATTTAAGGGCTAAAGAGTTTATAGTTAAGAGCTTTGATAAGCCTAAATTTAACGATCGCTTTTATTCTGATGAAAATTTTATGTATTATAGCAGCGATATTCACACTAGAAGAAGGGCTATAAATTTGATTTTGGATATCAGGACACAAAATCCAATGGAGCAACTAAACGAGCTTAAAATAAAGATAACTATCATAAGTTTGTTCGTTTTGCTTTTTATTTCAGTCATTGCCTATTTCATCGTGAAATTATCGTATTTGCCACTTTTAAGACAGATCAAAACACTAAATAACTTCATCACAGACACAACTCATGAGATAAATACGCCTCTAAGCGTGATACTGATGAGCGTAGAAATGTTTGAAAAAAATCCACAAAAATACCTAGAAAATATAAAAATTGCATCAAAAACTTTGTCAAATTTATACAACGATTTGGCGCTAAATCTTAAAAGCGAACCAAATCAGCTTAAAAATATAAATGTAAAAGATGTTGTTTTAGAAAGTGTGAAGATATTTGAAATGAGTGCCACAAACAAAAATATCAAATTTAATCTAAATTTAGAAGATATAAAACTAAACTCAGACCAAATAAAACTCAAAAAAATCATAGATAATCTCATCTCAAATGCCGTAAAATACAGCTTTAAAGACAAAACTATAGATATAAGTTTAAATGCAAAAAACTTCCAGATAACAAACTATGGCGAAACTATAAAAAAAGAAAATCTTAGCAAAATTTACGATAAATTCAGACGTTTTGATACGCAAAACGGTGGTTTTGGTATCGGGCTTAGTCTTGTGAAAAGATACTGTGATGAGCTTGGATTTGATATTTCTTGTCAAAGTGATAGCAATAAGACCGAATTTAGCGTAAAATTTAACAAGTAA